Within Claveliimonas bilis, the genomic segment AACCCAAAGCCTTTTGGATGGGCCTGATATACTCCGGTAAGCCTGCCCGCTTCTCCCCGCAAGTATTTCCCCTTTTGAGAGAGACGGATCTTGCCGTCTGTGATCAGGCTGTCCAACACCTCCTTCAGCTCTGTGCGCTGTTCTTTGGGTACCTGAAGGATAACGGCAATCTCTTTTAATTTCATTGGCACATACAGGTCATCGCAGATAAAATCATAGATAACCTTTTTTCTTTTTTCAAAATTATCATCCATTTTCTGTCACCTTCTATACTGTATACGTAAAAAGACACTCTTATCCGCAAACAAGAGTGTCTCGACATTTTTATCTTAATGATCAGGCAAATATTTTCATATTCAGCACTGCTGCCAGTACAATGAAAAGTACAGCAAGAACTCTGGTGATCTTGACAAGCGCTCCTTCCATAGAACGTCCTTTATTCTGTCCCCAGTAAGTATCCGCCATGCCTCCGATCGTTCCAAGGCCTGCCTGTTTTCCTTCCTGCATCAATACGATAATTGTCAATGCGATACAGTCTATAGCAAATATAATCATTAATACCATCTTCAAAATTTCCACTTTTTCACACCTCCTGTGGATAAACCAAATATATTCTATCATACTGTTCCCCGGATAGCAAGGTTTTTTTATGTAGCATTTGTCATCTGGAAGAGCAGTTCTTTATACTGCTGTGAAAAAATGCTGTTCTTCCGCCAGATAAAAGTAAAATCATGGTATTTGGGAAAGCCTTCCACAGGAAGTTCCACAAGACTTCCTTCTCCAATCTCCTTCTTCACCGCCGCTTCATACAGGAAAGATATTCCTCCTCCGCCCATTACAATAGATTTGATAGCGTTCATATTGCTGATTTCCACCACATTGTCAAAATCACCGATCTGATAGCCGTCTTCCCTAAGCGCCCTCTCCAACACTTCCCTCGTGCCGGAACCCTGCTCCCGGACGATCAATGTCTCTCCGAAAATCCGGGGCCACCCGCATTTTTCCCCGCTCATTTTTACCTTGGCGCCGTAGGGACTCGCTACTCCTATGTAACGTTCTTTTCGGAAAAGCTGAAAATCATAGTCGCTTTTTTCAAAATATCCTTCTACTACAGCAAAATCAATTTCTCCTTCATCCAGCTTCTTCAAAAGCCCCTCCGTATTGGCAATGGTAAGCCTGATCTGCGTATGAGGGTGCTTTTTCATATATCCGGCAAGATAATCACCTATCACATATTCTCCGATCGTCAGAGTCACCCCAAAGATCAGATGGCGCTGCCCGGCAGCGTTTTCCTGAAATTTTCTCCGAAGAGCCTGGTCATCATGCTGCCAGGTCACAGCCATATTCAGAAGCGCTCTCCCATCCTTTGTCAAAAACAGTTTTTTCCCCTGAAATTCAAACAGTTTCACCCCATATTCTTCTTCTATATGGCGCATGTGCTGGGACACAGCCGGCTGTGTAATATGCAGGGCGTTGGCAGCCTTTGTATAATTCATATATTTGCATACAGTAACAAATGTCTCCATCCGAAAATCCAGCATATTTCCCCTCCTTATATAAATTATTTTTATCATATCATAATTTATTATAATTTTACATTATTATTTTTCTGTGATAAATTAAAAGCATCGGTTCAGGCCGAAACTACTGTTGAAACTCACAAGAGAAAGAAAAGAGGTAAACTATGGAAGTTGTCACTAAAAATATGAAAGGGCTTCTGCTGTGCCTTCTCATTGCAGTTCCCGCATGGTTTCTCGGAACAGCATTCCCTATCATCGGAGGTCCTGTGGTCGCCATCATTCTTGGAATGATCGTTACACTATTTATAAAAGATAAATCTTCTGTTCAGGACGGTATTAATTATTCCGCCAAGAAAATTCTGCAGTACGCGGTTATTCTCCTTGGATTCGGACTGAATCTTTCCGTTATCCTGGATACAGGAAAGCAATCCCTTCCTATCATTATCTGCACCATTGCCACTTCACTTATCCTGGCATACTTTTTAAGCAAAGTTATGCATATTCCGGCACGTATTGCCACTTTAGTGGGCGTCGGCTCCTCCATATGCGGCGGTTCCGCCATTGCCGCCACGGCTCCTGTTATTGATGCGGATGACGAAGAAGTCGCCCAGGCTATTTCCGTTATTTTCTTCTTCAATGTGCTGGCTGCAGTAATCTTCCCACATTTTGGAAATTTCCTGGGATTTGACCAGACAAGCGGCGAAGCTTTCGGTATTTTTGCCGGTACAGCCATCAATGACACTTCATCCGTTACAGCTGCAGCTTCTACCTGGGACAACATGTTTGCGCTTGGATCTGCCACCCTGGACAAAGCCGTCACTGTAAAACTCACCCGGACGCTGGCCATCATCCCGATCACTCTGGTGCTTGCTCTTTATCGCACAAAAAAGGAAAAATCTTCTTCCGGAAGCTCCGTCAGCCTGAAAAAGATTTTCCCCTTCTTTATTATCTATTTTATTGTCGCTTCCATCATCACAACAGTGGCGACAAATGTGTTCGGTGTATCTTCAGATTTTTTTGCTCCCATCAAAGAACTGAGCAAATTTTTCATTGTTGTTGCCATGGCTGCCATCGGACTGAATACCAACATTGTGAAACTGGTAAAAACAGGAGGCAAACCTATTATCCTCGGCCTTTGCTGCTGGGTTGGCATTACTGCCGTCAGCCTGATCCTCCAGCATGTGCTTGGTATCTGGTAAACCTTTTAAAATCCATAACGGGCGGTATCGCCCAATCGTTCTTCTATCCGAAGAAGCTGATTATATTTTGAGGTGCGCTCTGCTCTGCAGGGTGCGCCTGTTTTTATCTGTCCGGCGTTAAAGGCCACTGCAATATCCGCTATAACCGCGTCTTCCGTCTCTCCGGACCGATGGGAAATGATCGCCTGGTATCCTGCCTTTTTTGCTGTCTCTATGGCGTCAAACGCCTCTGTCAACGTTCCGATCTGGTTAACTTTAATAAGAATTGCATTTGCCACACTTCGTTCAATACCTTTTCGCAGCCTTCTTACATTTGTCACAAAAAGGTCATCTCCTACAAGCTGGATATCCCGTTCCAGTCTGGCTGTCAGAAGTTCCCATCCCTCCCAGTCCTCTTCGTCGAGAGGGTCTTCAATGGAAACAACAGGAAACTCGGATGCAAGTTCTTCATAGTAGTCTATCAGTTCCTCCACTGTACGCGCCACCTTGAATCCATGCATACTGCTCTCCCCCGCAAACACATACTTTTTCAGCTTGCTGTCATAGAGTTCCGACGCCGCCACATCCAGTGCGATCCGTATATCCTCTCCCGGTTCATATCCGGCCGCCTGTACTGCTTCCATAATAAAGGCAAGGGCTTCCTTTGCATCTTTCAGATTTGGAGCGAATCCTCCTTCATCTCCTACTCCCGTGCTGTATCCCTGTTTTTTCAGCAGCGCTTTCAGATGATGGTATATTTCCGAACACATGCGCAATCCCTCTTTGAAACAGCACGCTCCGGACGGCATGATCATAAATTCCTGAATATCGATCGTATTGTCTGCATGCTGTCCGCCGTTCATAATATTCATCATTGGAATGGGCATCGTCTTCGCATTAACCCCTCCCAGATAAGAATAAAGCGGAAGCCTTAACGCCGCTGCTGCTGCCCTGGCCGCCGCCATGGAAACCCCCAGCGTCGCATTAGCGCCCATATTCCTCTTGTTGGGCGTCCCGTCCAGCTTTATCAGCAGTTCGTCTAAGGCCACCTGATCCAGTACATTTTTTCCGATGATCTCCGAAGCAATCTTTGTATTGACATTTTCCGCCGCCTGCTGTACCCCTTTCCCTCCGTAACGTTCCTCTCCATCCCTTAATTCCACAGCCTCATACTGTCCTGTGGAGGCGCCGGACGGAACGCTGGCTCTTCCAAGGTATTTATCTGCAGCAAGCACTTCCACTTCTATCGTTGGATTTCCCCGGGAATCAATGATTTCTCTTGCGTATACATCTGTAATCGGTAAATACTGATACATACTGACTCCTCCTTTTTAAACCGTTTTGCCGGCTCCAGGAATTAGTATGTCCCTTTTCCTCATCAAAATACCCCGCAGAATACTGCGGGGCAATGATTTTTCACTCTATGTTCTTATGCTTCGGCAACCAGATTTTCCTTATATATAACCTCGACTACCTGATCCACATATTTGCTGCACAGCTCGTCAGTAGCAGCCTCCACCATAACACGGATCACAGGTTCTGTTCCGCTTTCTCTTACCAGAATACGTCCGTCATCACCAAGGGCCGCTGTTACTTCCTCTACTGCTTTTACAACAGCCGGATTTTCTCTTGCTGTCTTTTTGTCAGTTACACGCACATTTTTCAGAAGCTGCGGATAAATCTTGACTTCCTCTGTCAGTTTGCCAAGGCTTAACTTCTTCTCCAGCATAACTTCCATAACCATAAGGGAGGTCAAGATGCCGTCTCCGGTTGTAGCATGTTTGCTGAAAATAATATGTCCGGACTGTTCCCCGCCCAGGGAGAAATTGTTTTTCACCATGTTTTCATAGACATATTTATCTCCAACTGCCGTCTTTTCATACTTCAGTCCCACTTTATCACAGGCTTTGTAAAGTCCCAGATTGGACATGATCGTTGTAACAATGGTATCTCCATTGAGACGTCCGTTTTCTTTCATGTATTTTCCGCAGACATACATGATCATATCGCCGTCCACTACATTTCCGTTTTCATCTACTGCGATGCAGCGGTCTGCATCACCATCGTAGGCGAACGCAATATCCAGGCCCTCTTCTTTGACATACTGCTGCAGTACTTCTATATGAGTGGAGCCGCAGTTTAAGTTAATATTTGTACCATTTGGCTCGTTATTGATGACGTATGTTTTAGCTCCAAGAGCATCATACACGCTTTTAGCGATCATAAACGCGCTTCCGTTGGAACAGTCAAGTCCTACTTTAATTCCTTCAAAAGAACGGGTCGCAAGAGAAATCAGATATCCTACATACCGGTTTCTTCCTGCCACATAGTCTGTTGTCCGCCCGATATTGTCTTTCTTTGCAAGGGGCAGTTCTCCTATCTCGCCGTCAATATAAGCCTCGATTTTTTCTTCTACCTCGGCCTCCAGTTTATGCCCTTTTCCGTTGATCACCTTAATTCCATTGTCATAGAACGGGTTATGGCTTGCAGAGATCATAATACCACAGTCAAAGTTTTCTGTTCTTGTTACATAGGACACGCTGGGAGTTGTTGTTACGTGAAGAAGGAACGCATCCGCACCTGATGCGGTCAGACCTGCAACAAGCGCATACTCAAACATATAACTGCTTCTTCTTGTATCTTTTCCGATCACTACTCTCGCCTTGTGCTCCTGTCCATAATACCATCCCAGAAACCGGCCTACCTTAAAAGCATGTTCTACTGTCAATACTTCATTGGCTTCTCCCCGAAAGCCATCTGTACCGAAATATTTTCCCATCTTACTAATTCTCCTTTTACCGCATATTTTTGACCGATTGTCCGTTTTTTTTGCACAATCAGTCTCACACAAAACTATTATAATCGTTTTGCGTCAAATATACAACAAATTTTAATGATGGAAAAGGCGGATCCCCGTAAATGACATCACTATACCGTATTTATTGCACACTTCGATGACATTATCGTCTCTCACAGAACCGCCCGGCTGAGCGATATATTTCACTCCGCTTCTGTGGGCGCGCTCAATATTGTCCCCAAATGGGAAGAAAGCATCAGAGCCAAGAGCAACGTCTGTCATCTGATCCAGCCATGCTCTTTTTTCTTCTCTTGTAAAGACTTCCGGCTTCCTTACAAAAATTTTCTGCCATTCTCCTTCTGCCAGCACATCCATGTAGTCTTCTCCGATATACAGGTCAATAGCATTGTCCCTGTCTGCTCTTCCGATAGACGGAAGGAACTCAAGTCCCATTACCTTGGGTGACTGGCGAAGGTACCAATTGTCTGCCTTCTGACCTGCCAGCCTTGTACAGTGGATCCTGGACTGCTGTCCTGCTCCGATTCCGATTGCCTGTCCGCCTTTCACATAGCACACGGAATTAGACTGGGTATATTTCAGTGTGATCATAGAGATAGCAAGATCGATCTTAGCCTCTTTTGTCAGTTCCTTGTTCTCTGTCACGATATTGTCGAAGAAATCTTCACCGATATTCAGCTCATTTCTTCCCTGCTCAAATGTGATTCCATAAACCTCTTTATGTTCCAGAGCTGCCGGAGTATAATCCTCATCGATCTGAATGATATTGTAGTTTCCTTTTTTCTTCTGCTTCAGGATTTCCAGCGCTTCCGGCTCATAACCCGGCGCGATCACTCCGTCGGATACTTCCCTCTTGATCAGTCTTGCTGTATCTGTATCACAAACATCAGACAGAGCAATGAAATCTCCGAAGGAAGACATTCTGTCGGCTCCCCTGGCTCTTGCGTAAGCGCTGGCAAGCAAAGAAAGCTCTCCCAGGTCATCTACCCAGTAAATCTTGGCAAGGGTTTCGCTTAATGGAAGGCCGATCGCAGCCCCTGCCGGGGATACATGCTTAAAGGAAGTGGCTGCCGGATATCCGGTGGCTTTCTTCAGTTCTTTTACAAGCTGCCATCCATTGAAGGCATCCATAAAATTGATATATCCCGGTTTCCCGTTCAGCACCTGGATCGGGAGATCACTTCCGTCTGCCACATAGATCCTGGATGGTTTCTGATTAGGGTTGCATCCATATTTCAACTGTAATTCTTTCATTTTTATCTGTTCCTTTCTTTTGTTTTTTCTCTTCAAAAAACTACTGATTTTTATTGATGATACGTGTCTGCCACTTTCCCGTTTCTATATCAATATAACGCACAAACAAGGAGACCTTATTTTCCTCATTCAGACTGCTCCAGAGACTTTCTGCAAAAGCATCCATATCATCCGGAATCCCGATCAGCTTCGGTTCACCTTCAAAACTTGGCAGAGGATTGCCGTCATGCATATATGTATGGATAAAATGTCCCTCTCCCGGAGCTGCATTCTCATAGGCAAATGTAAAACGATTACAGCTTTCAGGGCTTCCGTTATTGCTCTTTAAAATAGACATTGCATAGC encodes:
- the secG gene encoding preprotein translocase subunit SecG, coding for MEILKMVLMIIFAIDCIALTIIVLMQEGKQAGLGTIGGMADTYWGQNKGRSMEGALVKITRVLAVLFIVLAAVLNMKIFA
- a CDS encoding LysR family transcriptional regulator, with translation MLDFRMETFVTVCKYMNYTKAANALHITQPAVSQHMRHIEEEYGVKLFEFQGKKLFLTKDGRALLNMAVTWQHDDQALRRKFQENAAGQRHLIFGVTLTIGEYVIGDYLAGYMKKHPHTQIRLTIANTEGLLKKLDEGEIDFAVVEGYFEKSDYDFQLFRKERYIGVASPYGAKVKMSGEKCGWPRIFGETLIVREQGSGTREVLERALREDGYQIGDFDNVVEISNMNAIKSIVMGGGGISFLYEAAVKKEIGEGSLVELPVEGFPKYHDFTFIWRKNSIFSQQYKELLFQMTNAT
- the eno gene encoding phosphopyruvate hydratase, which translates into the protein MYQYLPITDVYAREIIDSRGNPTIEVEVLAADKYLGRASVPSGASTGQYEAVELRDGEERYGGKGVQQAAENVNTKIASEIIGKNVLDQVALDELLIKLDGTPNKRNMGANATLGVSMAAARAAAAALRLPLYSYLGGVNAKTMPIPMMNIMNGGQHADNTIDIQEFMIMPSGACCFKEGLRMCSEIYHHLKALLKKQGYSTGVGDEGGFAPNLKDAKEALAFIMEAVQAAGYEPGEDIRIALDVAASELYDSKLKKYVFAGESSMHGFKVARTVEELIDYYEELASEFPVVSIEDPLDEEDWEGWELLTARLERDIQLVGDDLFVTNVRRLRKGIERSVANAILIKVNQIGTLTEAFDAIETAKKAGYQAIISHRSGETEDAVIADIAVAFNAGQIKTGAPCRAERTSKYNQLLRIEERLGDTARYGF
- a CDS encoding YeiH family protein, translating into MEVVTKNMKGLLLCLLIAVPAWFLGTAFPIIGGPVVAIILGMIVTLFIKDKSSVQDGINYSAKKILQYAVILLGFGLNLSVILDTGKQSLPIIICTIATSLILAYFLSKVMHIPARIATLVGVGSSICGGSAIAATAPVIDADDEEVAQAISVIFFFNVLAAVIFPHFGNFLGFDQTSGEAFGIFAGTAINDTSSVTAAASTWDNMFALGSATLDKAVTVKLTRTLAIIPITLVLALYRTKKEKSSSGSSVSLKKIFPFFIIYFIVASIITTVATNVFGVSSDFFAPIKELSKFFIVVAMAAIGLNTNIVKLVKTGGKPIILGLCCWVGITAVSLILQHVLGIW
- the glmM gene encoding phosphoglucosamine mutase; this translates as MGKYFGTDGFRGEANEVLTVEHAFKVGRFLGWYYGQEHKARVVIGKDTRRSSYMFEYALVAGLTASGADAFLLHVTTTPSVSYVTRTENFDCGIMISASHNPFYDNGIKVINGKGHKLEAEVEEKIEAYIDGEIGELPLAKKDNIGRTTDYVAGRNRYVGYLISLATRSFEGIKVGLDCSNGSAFMIAKSVYDALGAKTYVINNEPNGTNINLNCGSTHIEVLQQYVKEEGLDIAFAYDGDADRCIAVDENGNVVDGDMIMYVCGKYMKENGRLNGDTIVTTIMSNLGLYKACDKVGLKYEKTAVGDKYVYENMVKNNFSLGGEQSGHIIFSKHATTGDGILTSLMVMEVMLEKKLSLGKLTEEVKIYPQLLKNVRVTDKKTARENPAVVKAVEEVTAALGDDGRILVRESGTEPVIRVMVEAATDELCSKYVDQVVEVIYKENLVAEA
- a CDS encoding phosphoribosylaminoimidazolecarboxamide formyltransferase, producing MKELQLKYGCNPNQKPSRIYVADGSDLPIQVLNGKPGYINFMDAFNGWQLVKELKKATGYPAATSFKHVSPAGAAIGLPLSETLAKIYWVDDLGELSLLASAYARARGADRMSSFGDFIALSDVCDTDTARLIKREVSDGVIAPGYEPEALEILKQKKKGNYNIIQIDEDYTPAALEHKEVYGITFEQGRNELNIGEDFFDNIVTENKELTKEAKIDLAISMITLKYTQSNSVCYVKGGQAIGIGAGQQSRIHCTRLAGQKADNWYLRQSPKVMGLEFLPSIGRADRDNAIDLYIGEDYMDVLAEGEWQKIFVRKPEVFTREEKRAWLDQMTDVALGSDAFFPFGDNIERAHRSGVKYIAQPGGSVRDDNVIEVCNKYGIVMSFTGIRLFHH